A DNA window from Acropora palmata chromosome 12, jaAcrPala1.3, whole genome shotgun sequence contains the following coding sequences:
- the LOC141859716 gene encoding uncharacterized protein LOC141859716, with product MDDKTGKEKASNNRGTDFHSRGESEKAIECHEKDLEIAIEIGDRAGEGNAYGNLGDAYRLLGDLRRAIEYHEKNSRLAIEIGDRAREGEAYGNLGCAYDSMGDFPKAIEYHEKYLKLAIEIGDLDGKGRAIGGLGNAYDSLGDFRKAIEYHENALKIAQEIDDQEGEGVAYGNLGNAFFSLGDFRKAIECHEKHLKIAMEIGLLGGEGTAYGNIGNAYHALADFQKAIEYHQRALQIATDIADREGEGSAYGNLGNACNSLGDFLKALDYHEKHLQIARDIGHRAGEGTAYGNLGYTYRSLGNFRRAIEYHEKDLKIAKEIGDRAGKGKAYGNLGNAYQSLGDYPKAIDYHEKYLKITKEIGDRAGEGEAYGNLGNAYQSLGDFQKAIEYHEKRLKIAKEIGDRAGEGKAYGNLGIAYKTLGDYRKAIEYHEKDLKIAKEIGDRAGEGGAYGNLGIAYDSLGDYRKAIEYHEKHLKIAKEIGDRAGEGRAYGNLGIAYDSMGDYRKAIEYHEKDLKIGIEIGDRAREGTAYGNLGIAYKSLGDYRKAIEYHEKHLKIAKEIGDRAGKGRAYGNLGIAYDSLGDYRKAIDYHEKHLKIGIEIGDRAGEGGAYGNLGIVYQSLGEYEKAIEYHEKNMKIAKEIDDRAGEGRAYGNLGIAYQSLGDYRKAIEYHEKHLKIGEEIGDRAGEGTAYGNLGNAYQSLVDYGKAIEYHEKHLKISIEIGDRGGEGRAYGNLGTAFQSLGDYRKAIEYHEKDLKIAIEIGDRGGEGRAYGNLGTAFQSLGDYRKAIEYHEKYLKIAKAIGDRGGEARAHHNIGNAYFSIEQFEDAVKNFVSAVDVFNSLRSLLKSEDLWKINFREQHEETYTALWRSLLIIGKIEDALFAAEQGLAQTLSDNLLIQYELGSTPSSATKFDSKKTISLLLTDLSTPIIFLTVEGLTINIWFLRREKKIAFRQGRLEGDRREKFPIRVLLELFFQKIGAGDYEGRGDCAFGVDNPRKTFYDAVIGPIVDLLGPEDDELLIVSDGELCLTPWAAVIDWIRIRTVPSLTSYQLIRSVPEGYHKKTGALLVGNPCLNELKKPHPDLPGAQEEVESIALILNAIPLTGRQATKAEVMRRMSSVGVIHIAAGADENTGEIALSPNPGWTSRFPQKKDYNLKMSDVQAANLRARLVVLSFCHSGRGRIFKGEGVVGIARAFLAAGARSVLVTLWRIDDIATMVFMKSFYQHLKEGNTASGALHQSMKSFRGSEEYSEMRYWAPFQLIGDDVKIEFEVVDDVEN from the coding sequence ATGGATGACAagacaggaaaagaaaaagcctctAACAATCGCGGTACAGATTTCCACTCACGGGGTGAATCggaaaaagccatcgagtgtcatgaaaaagatttggaaattgcaatagaaatcggcgatcgggccggagaaggaaacgcttatggaaatctcggtgaCGCTTACCGCTTACTGGGTGACTTACGAAgagccattgaatatcatgaaaagaATTCGAGACTTGCAATAGAAATAGGTGATCGGGCCAGAGAAGGagaagcctatggaaatctcggttgcGCTTACGACTCAATGGGTGACTTCCccaaagccattgagtatcatgaaaaatatcttaaacttgcaatagaaatcggtgaccTAGACGGAAAAGGAAGGGCCATTGGAGGCCTCGGTAATGCCTACGACTCACTAGGTGatttccgaaaagccattgagtatcatgaaaatgctttaaaaattgcacaagaaatcgatGATCAAGAAGGCGAAGGAgtagcctatggaaatctcggtaatgctttcttttcattgggtgacttccgaaaagccattgagtgtcatgaaaaacatttgaaaattgcaatggaaatCGGTCTTCTAggcggagaaggaacagcctatggaaatatcGGTAATGCCTACCACGCACTGGCAGACTTTCagaaagccattgagtatcaccAAAGAGCccttcaaattgcaacagaTATCGCTGATCGAGAAGGAGAAGGATcggcctatggaaatctcggcaaTGCTTGCAActcattgggtgacttcctAAAAGCTCTTGAttaccatgaaaaacatttgcaaattgCAAGAGACATCGGTCATCGAGCCGGggaaggaacagcctatggaaatctcggttatACGTACCGTTCACTAGGCAACTTCCGAAgagccattgaatatcatgaaaaagatttaaaaattgcaaaagaaatcggtgatcgggccggaaaaggaaaagcctatggaaacctcggtaatgcttaccagtcgctgggtgactatccaaaagccattgactatcatgaaaaatatttgaaaattacaaaagaaatcggtgatcgggccggagaaggagaagcctatggaaatctcggtaatgcttaccagtcactaggtgactttcaaaaagccattgaatatcatgaaaaacgtttgaaaattgcaaaagaaatcggtgatcgggctggagaaggaaaagcctatggaaatctcggtattgcttacaaaacactgggtgactatcgaaaagccattgagtatcatgaaaaagatttgaaaattgcaaaagaaatcggtgatcgtgccggagaaggaggagcctatggaaatctcggtattgcttacgattcactaggtgactatcgaaaagccattgagtatcatgaaaaacatttgaaaattgcaaaagaaatcggtgatcgggctggagaaggaagagcctatggaaatctcggtattgcttacgattcaatgggtgactatcgaaaagccattgagtatcatgaaaaagatttgaaaattggaatagaaatcggtgatcgtgccAGAGAAGGAAcggcctatggaaatctcggtattgcttacaagtcactgggtgactatcgaaaagccattgagtatcatgaaaaacatttgaaaattgcaaaagaaatcggtgatcgggctggaaaaggaagagcctatggaaatctcggtattgcttacgattcactgggtgactatcgaaaagccattgactatcatgaaaaacatttgaaaattggaatagaaatcggtgatcgtgccggagaaggaggagcgtatggaaatctcggcattgtttaccagtcactgggtgagtatgaaaaagccattgagtatcatgaaaaaaatatgaaaattgcaaaagaaatcgatgatcgggccggagaaggaagagcgtatggaaatctcggtattgcttaccagtcactgggtgactatcgaaaagccattgagtatcatgaaaaacatttgaaaattggagaagaaattggtgatcgggccggagaaggaacagcctatggaaatctcggtaatgcttaccagtcactggttgactatggaaaagccattgagtatcatgaaaaacatttgaaaatatcaatagaaatcggtgatcggggcggagaaggaagagcctatggaaatctcggtactGCTTTCCAGTCACTGGGCGACTATCGAAAAGcgattgagtatcatgaaaaagatttgaaaattgcaatagaaatcggtgatcggggtggagaaggaagagcctatggaaatctcggtactGCTTTCCAGTCACTGGGCGACTATCGAAAAGcgattgagtatcatgaaaaatatttaaaaattgcgaaagcaatcggtgatcggggcggagaagcaAGAGCTCATCACAACATTGGAAATGCATACTTTTCTATTGAACAATTCGAAGACGCagtgaaaaattttgtttccgcTGTGGATGTGTTCAATAGTTTGAGGTCTCTACTGAAGTCTGAAGATCTTTGGAAAATCAATTTTCGTGAGCAGCACGAAGAAACTTACACTGCCTTGTGGAGGTCGTTGCTAATAATTGGAAAGATCGAAGACGCTTTGTTTGCTGCTGAACAAGGACTTGCGCAGACTTTGTCTGACAATTTGTTGATTCAATATGAACTCGGTTCGACTCCCTCCTCAGCTACCAAATTTGACTCCAAAAAGACAATCTCTCTTCTCTTAACAGATCTTTCTACACCAATTATATTTCTAACAGTTGAAGGACTAACGATCAACATCTGGTTTCTGAGgagggaaaagaaaattgcatttCGACAGGGGAGACTAGAAGGTGatagaagagaaaaatttccaaTTCGCGTCTTACTAGAATtattctttcaaaaaattggAGCTGGAGATTATGAAGGACGTGGAGATTGCGCATTTGGGGTTGACAATCCTCGTAAGACATTTTATGATGCAGTTATTGGACCCATTGTTGACTTGCTTGGACCTGAGGACGACGAGTTGCTCATTGTTTCTGATGGTGAGCTGTGCCTTACCCCATGGGCCGCAGTTATTGATTGGATTAGGATTCGCACTGTTCCATCGcttacaagttatcaattgattAGAAGTGTACCCGAGGGCTATCACAAGAAGACAGGGGCGcttttggtcggaaatccgTGCCTAAACGAGTTGAAGAAACCCCATCCTGACTTACCAGGGGCTCAAGAGGAAGTAGAATCTATTGCATTAATTCTCAACGCGATACCTCTAACCGGGagacaggcaacaaaagctgaagtgatgagGCGGATGTCGTCAGTTGGCGTAATTCATATCGCTGCCGGCGCAGACGAAAACACTGGAGAAATTGCCCTGTCTCCAAACCCTGGATGGACTTCCAGGTTCCCTCAGAAAAAGGATTACAATCTGAAAATGTCTGACGTTCAAGCGGCCAAtcttcgagctcgtcttgTGGTCTTGAGTTtctgtcacagtggacgaggcagaATCTTTAAGGGTgagggtgtggtcggtattgcacgtgccttcttggcagctggtgctcgttctgtgttggtgaCCCTGTGGAGAATAGATGACATAGCTACCAtggtgttcatgaaaagtttctaccaacatcTAAAGGAAGGAAATACCGCAAGTGGTGCTCTTCATCAATCGATGAAATCCTTTCGTGGATCTGAGGAGTATTCTGAGATGAGATACTGGGCTCCTTTTcaacttatcggagatgacGTAAAGATTGAATTTGAGGTGGTTGATGACGTCGAAAATTGA